The sequence below is a genomic window from Phoenix dactylifera cultivar Barhee BC4 chromosome 16, palm_55x_up_171113_PBpolish2nd_filt_p, whole genome shotgun sequence.
ATCTTGAGCTTTTTTATTGGTTCGGTTTAGGCAACCTCCAGAGAGACCCAGAAAAACTTCGATGGCTCTCTCAATAAAGGTCTTAATAACCTACCTGCATTGGGTGATAAGACTCATAACGTGTGCGCAAGTGAGCccaattcaaatttgaaattaaactgaaattgaaaatcattGTAACACTAACATtacaaatagaaattaaaaatgaaTTATATCTTATTGGGGCATGTGGCAAAACAGACGAGCCATGCACATGTACACATTGTGGATGTGCATGCCACGCCTCGCCTTGCCTTGACATGCCACATGCATGTCTATAGCATGATGGATCAAGataagcaagcaaatgctcatGCATCTGGTTGCCAATCCATCATACCTGAAGGTTACTTGGGCATGGAGCTGCTTATACAGACAGTTAACAATCCATCGCAATCAGCTCCTTCGTGAATGGCAATTGGAGTGAGATTCAAGCATTTTCTTAGTTGGCTTATTGTTTACCTTGTATAAAAGATATGTTGTCACAAAGTTGTTATAGCGTAGCATTATTCTAAGAATTACATTCCTTGTATAGAAAATCTGTTGTTATAGCTTAGCTTAATTTTAGGATGCACCAACCTATATTCTCTGTATATATACATTATGTACATCAATAAAAACATGTGCGAGCCTTTCTTAAACCATCAGTTTACTTTTCTATATGGTATCAGATTAAAGCCTTTATCTCCATTGAGTTTTCCTTTTGATCCAAGCCTTCGCCATGGCTGATTCCACATCCCAAACCTCTCTGAATGTCACTCAATTTCGCTCCTCCTCCACTGAAAATTCTCTCATCGCCATCGATGCCTCAACTCAGGTTACTGCTCAACTCACACCAACTAACTTTCCCTTATAGAGTGCTCAAATTGAGTCTCTTCTTCTTGGCTATAACCTATATGGTTATGTCGATGGCAATCTCAAATGTCCTTCAGCATCTACTGCTACATCATCGACACCCGATTCAACGGTTAGTGCTATCTATATCCACTGGTTCTGTCAAGACAAACTTATTTTGAGTGTCATTCTTGCATCGGTCTCTGATGTTGTGATACCTCTCATAGCAACCTCGAAAACATCCCAAGATGCCTGGAGTAAGCTGACCAAACTTTATACCAGCCATTCCTACACTCGTGTCATGCAGCTCAAGGAAGAGCTAACCCTCATTCAGCATGGTAGCCGCAACGTTACTGAGATTTTACAAACTATAAAAGCTCTTATTGATGAACTTGCACTTATTGATGCCCCATTATCTGATGATGATATCACCCTTTATGTACTAAACGGTCTTGGCACTGAATACCAAAACATTGCTGCTCCGATTCGAGCAAGGGAGTCCTCCCCGTCTTTCGAAGAGCTCCATAATCTGCTGGTAGGCATTGAGTCCTATTTAAAGCGCCTTGAAGCCTCCTCTCAAGCGTTGGTGGTCACTGCAAATTCCACCTAGCGCAAGCCGTCCTCTGGTCAGCGCCACTATAAAAAGAACTCGTCCTCCTTTCGCAACAACCAAAATCATAAGGGCGTGATGCCGGACCAAATCTGGAGGAAGAACTTCAGCGGGATTTTAAACCagaacagaagaagagggagaagagaaagaggaggagggggagaagagggagaagagaagaagagagaaggagattAGGCGGGGAGAAAATTTCTAattcttcattaaaccctaatcatgaaaaaccTTTCTGTAAGCATGGTCCGACAAGATCCCTTTGATCTTGTCTACACCGATGTTTGGGGTCCATCTCCCATCACTAGTGTTACTGGTCACaagtattttatcatttttatagATCATTTCACTAGTTTGTGTGGTTCTTCCCTCTCAAACAAAAATCTAATGTCCGAACCTTATTTCAGTAATATCACAAAATGATTGAGACACTTTAACACCAAAATTCGTGGTCTCTACTCTGATAATGGCAGCGAATTTGTTGCCTTAAAATCATCTCTTCGATCATGGAATTAGTCACTATACGTCGGCCCCACATACTCCTTAACAAAATGGAGTCTCGGAACGCTGTCATCGCCATGTGGTTGAAACCAGTCTCACTCTACTCACCCATGCCTCTTCCGCAAGAATTCTGGTCCTATGCTTTCTCTGTTGCAACCTACCTCATAAACAGGTTGCCAACTCCTGTATAGCAGTACAAGTCCCCCTTTGAGGCTCTATTCAGTCTGCAGCCTAACTACCTTAAACTTCAATGATTCGTTTGCCTCTGCTACCCGTGGCTAAAGATGCAACCAAAATTCCTTATCTGTCTCTTCGTTGGCTAACTCAGAGTGCCTATCTATGTCTCCATCTTCCCACAAACAGACTCTGTCTTCCATCATGTCACCTTCGACGAATCTGTCTACCCATACAAAGAGTCCATCGTAGCATCAAAATTGACTCTGCCACCATTTGAGAAGCATCTCTCTAGAGTTCCAACAGTCTTTATTGTGCCACTATGAGTCTCTCATGCCACAACACCTATGCAAGCACATCCTCGTTTTCCCCATCCATTTCAATCGAACCTCATGAGTCCTCCCTGTCCACCTCGCCATCCCACCCGAGCCCCACACCTGCACCTCCTACCGATGGATCCGCGGCCCCACCTCCACTACTTATACCTACCTGCAACCACCACATGACCACCCACACCATGAACAACATCTACCAGCCCAAGCAACTCTTTGTTGCCACAAAATATCCACTCCCTGCACCCTTAGAACCTACACGTGTTAGTTAGGCTCTCAAGGATCCTCACTGGCGTGCAGTTATGTCGGATGAATTCATGGCCCTTCTTAAGCATGGAACCTGGGATCTTGTACCCTCTTATGTTGGTCAAATCTGGTTGGCAACAAGTGGGTGTTTCATGTGAAAGGCAACCCAGATGGCTCTATGAGTCAGtacaaagcccgtctggttacGAAAGGTTTTCACAAACGCTCCGGAGTTGATTACTCGGAGACATTCAGTTCGGTTATTAAACCGGCCACTATTTGAGTTATACTGTCCCTTGCTGTGATGAAAGGTTGGTCTCTTCGACAGTTGGACGTAAATAATGCTTTTCTGCATGGCTTTTTCGAAGACTCAGTGTTCATGAAACAACCGCCTAGTTTTGAAGATCCCTCTAAACTCCATTTTGTCTGTAAATTGAAGAAGAGCATTTACGGTCTTAAGCAAGTTCCTCGCTCATGGTACTAGTCTTTTCGAGTAGCTCTTCTCGGCTATGGTTTTACGCATTCATGCACTGAGACTTTCTTATTTATCCATAACTCTGATGGTCTTACTTGCTACTGCCTAGTGTATGTCGATGATCTTATTATAACAGACAGTGATTCTTCCTTTGTGTCCAAGATCATAGCACAACTTGGCTCATGGTTTTCTATCAAAAATATGGGTAATCTCCACTACTTCTTGGGCATCAAGGTGATACCTACTACTCATGGTCTCTTTCTCTCACGGCACAAGTATGTATGCAATCTCTTAGCCGCACCAATATGGATGCTACCAAGATGGTTCAGACCCCCCTGTCCACAAGCACATCCTTTGTTCTGCTCGATGGTTCACCCCCCACCGATAGCATTCCATTTTGCAAAGTCATTAGTGGCTTCAGTACCTCAGTCTCACCGGACCGGATATTGCTTTCGCTGTCAACCGTCTCTCCCAATTCCTGCATCAGCTTACTACCACACACTGGGTTGCTATCACGAGATTACTCAGGTACCTTAAGCATACGATTTTTAATGGCATTCACCTTTGAAAAGATAATGCACTGAAATTATGTACCTACACGGACGCTGACTGGGCTGGGGATCATGACACTCGGATTTCTACTACTGCCTTCTTCACCTTTCTTGGAAAGAATCCCATCTCTTAGACCGCTCGCAAGCAGTGCGTCGCCTCTCGGTCTTCAACTGAAGCAGAATTTCGTGCCTTGGTAGCTGCTACTTTCGAAACACTTTGGCTTGCTCGAGCCCGAgtagctcacgagcccaaacgagctctagtcttccactgaaaaatcttatttcagcaccataattcataaaaatctaaTTACATAGAGAAAAATAGCTTGTTATCGAGCCTGAGCCTGAGCTCGAGCCCGATTACGAGCCCAAGCTCGGGCTCGTTCTAgagctcataattgaaacgagctttacgagctcaagcccgagcctttgctttgccaagcaagcccgagctcgagcccaaaaTAGAGCTCGttatcgagcccgagcccgagctcgagcctgagcttctgtgaaacgagccgagccgagctctcccaggctcgggctcggctcggctcgttgacaGCCCTAGCTGCACTCTCTTCTCACTGAACTTGGTCTCAAGCTCCCTCATGCTCCACAGCTCTACTGTGATAACATAGGAGCAAATCATTTTAATCTCAATCTTGTGCAGTACACCCGCATGAAGCATATTGAAGTTGACTTGCTATTTGTCCATGATCTTGCGCAGAAAGAAAAGGTCAGTGTTCATCATATCCACACTCTCGATCAGCTAGCAGATCTACTGACTAAACCGTTAGCTTGCCATCGCTTTCAATTTCTCAAATCTAAGATAAGCCTTGCTGATGGCACGTCCATCTTAAGGGCATATAGGGACAATTACCAATCCAGCGCAATCAGCTCCTCCGTGAATGGATTAGCCTAAATCTCTAATCACTATCTTATGATAGTTATCATATAGGTGAATCCTCCAAAAATATTTGTTGCCTAATATATTGTAGACTTCCTACCTTGGATCTATTTAGAATGTAACCCAACCTTTTAGTTTAATTCGTCACTACTATGAGTACCCATCATAAGGATGAGAAGTGATGTTTTCCTAAAATTATGCTCTAGTATGATCAGTCAATTAGCTTTATTTCTACCATTCTAAACTTTTTTTGTGGAATTTTCAGTCACAAAGGTTTAGTATTTGCTATCAATGACCAAATAGTAGGCTTAAACTCTATTACCCTTGATGATTCTAGGACTTCACTCCTATACAAACTTTTGCTTAATTGGTCTGCCAAACTATTATtggtataaaaatttaaatcgaAAGAATACTTCTTgatcttaaaaaaattatttttatatatagtatAGAGTATAGACTAGCAATCTCGAGATGTACAGTGTACATTTTaaaaagaggaggggggggtatatattattaaataagAAAGGAGCATGATGATTTACATTTGTTTGCTAATTTCTAATAACGAGGATACTGTTAATTTCTCTCCTCACCAATATCTGCAAAAAAATGAGGTTAAAAAAACATACATGGTTTTTCATAACCATCCCTTATCACTTGGACtctgtttaaaaataaaaaaactttaCCTATCTCCTATCCATAAGGCTAACTTATTGGATTCTTTTGACAAACAATAAAAAATTGGTACTCTTTGTCTAATCCACATATTTCATCTctcaattttttgaattcttttCGTATTAATCTATTTTCTTAACAAGCATTAAATGTGCCAATTGCTGGCTTACTTGAATTTAAAATTGTCGGAAGAACATTTAGAATTAGAGATAActtgagagagaaaaaataataataaaagttgGAAGATCTTGGTGGATCGAGAGAGAGTGCTGGCAAATcattaaatttgaaattaaagaaagaattgttaggataaaaagaaaaataatttcatgtagttggaagaaagaaaaatagaaataaaaatttataaaatttgaTAAATATTGAATACTATTATTTTTAGATAGTATTTTTACAAAAAAACAAGAGCATTTTTACAAAtaaatttgaagatgaaatttagtgtatttctttcttattttagaATAATATATAGATAGTAACTGTTAACAACTAAAATACACCAATAaggtttttttttgaattataaaAATTTTGCACAAATATCTATCCTTATTTTTTGAAGCAAACCTTTCCCAAATCTAATATCAAATATAATCTGGTCAACATGTTCAAGTAAAAAATGTTTTCTACCAAATCGTTTTGGAAGTAAGAATTCTTTGTAAGATGATCATGTCCTATTCTTTGTATCTataacttaaaaataaaaactaatttattatttatcattaaatcATATAGGTTTTTAAAACCTTATGGTTTTAATAAATTTCTTACGACACTTAAGGCGCATATGTGATTCACACGTGCATGTATGCACGTGCGTTGGGCTCTGGGAGGCCCAGTAACCCAGTGAGAAACCCTAATCTTCCTCTATAAATAACCCGCCGCATCCCCTCTTCCCAGACGGCTCTCTTCgatctctcggtttcttcttctcttcctccgccTGCAACTTTTCTCCAATTCCTTTTGGTCCATCGCTCCTagaaaaatctctctctctctctctctctctctctctctctctctctctctctctctttctctgtctctctctcttgctatgCTGCCTTTGGAGCGTGATGATATGCTAATGTCGCCCCAGTCTTACGATCCGTTCACCTTGTGAATGGATGATGGTGATAGACATTTTTATCTGATTCGTTACcatttttctcattttctttATAATTCTATTTCTTCgtacatgattttttttgggatatatgttttttttcgtGTTTTCTGATGTGATATTAAAGGGGGATATGATGATTTCTAATCCATAGAAATATTTCTGTAGTTCAGatgaagaatatatatagaaaCATGCACTACCATCTGATCTCCTTTTAATCATTTTATTCAATCACTGTTTTTTTTGCCAATTGATCCTTTAAACGTGAAATTAGATCAGGCTACTGTCGGTTTATATTGAAATTCTTTTAGATTTATATAATTTAATGATTTAAAAAAGTCAAAGACTTTGTTCTTTTGTTAATATGTTGCAAATAAGTTTACTAGGATTTTTGTCGAGAGTTGTGCAATCTGTGATGAAGTTGTTGTTTATTGCTGAGTTGCAATGATTATTCATCAAATTAATCACCATCTTTCGGCTGAGATTGCATAAACGttttactgtttttttttttttgatttttgatgTTGGTAGTCTGATAGATAAAATATGAATGCCATGAGGTATCTGATGCTCAGTCTAATCGATGGCTGTGCTTCTCGTTAGAGTGGCAGATAAGGAGGCGAACAGGTCTTGCGACACTGGTTGCTCTTCTTTCCATGAGCTTCCTGTTACTTTTACCCTGCTTACATCTTTCTGTTCGAATCCTTTAGAAATTGTTTGAGGTGTTGAAGAAAAATAACCAAACTCAGTTagaattttgagaaaaaaatcttTTCTTGCTGGTTCATTTTGATGATTGACCTAAATGTTATGTTTCAGCAAATGATTTGATCCACTTGATCTAGCAAATGATTATTCTTTACCTTTGGTTGCTCGCAATTAGAGATACTTGGAAAAAGGAATCTCATTTAATTTCAACATTTGTAGAGGTTGATTTGTTTGGACAGCTGCGTACCTGGGGGTGGTGTTGATGCTGATCATTTATCTCCACATCTGTCAGTTGTATGAATACTTCCGTGGGAGTTGAATTGTAACATGCAAGTACTGAATTGTTTTGTTGGACTTAGATAAATGAACCAAAATAAGGAGCGATTTTATGTTTGCATGACCAAATCGGTGAACTTTGAGCGGCATGTGTGTGATCCCGCAGCAGGCGAGAGCTGCTATTCTGAATTATTTTTTCTACTTTCGTTGATGGGCAACAACATTTgctttttaaaactaatttaattattgatatatatttttatttcaaattttaagaTAGTTTATTAGTTTTATTCCCTGAATATTTGTGTTCATTTTAATAGTTTCACAATGGGAGCGGGACATTAAAAAACTCTACCACAATAAATAAAATTGGATGCTTTTGCTGGTGAAAATGTGTTAGTCATTTTGTTAGCATAGGTGTTACTGGATCCTTAATCCTGGTTTTATTCTAGATTCATCTAGGGACtcaaaagtaatgagatgcctcttgattcagttttcaagaagagataagaaatttgtattttcattggaatatgatttctatattttatggaaaagtttttctatgagaaacatggaaaaataagaagggaattattttatttttattttttttcaaaaaaatcgtTCAGTATTAAAGaatcattaaaaaattattaaagatttaatttttattaaagggtattatagaaattatatataatttttttaagaaagtgAATGGCgaaccaaaataaatattttaaaaatttattatttttttattatcaacTAAATatgctaaaaatatttttttagaaaaaggcTAATCAAACATGTTAAAAATACTTTCTTaggcatttttttattaaaatttgtttctcagaaattatatttttaggagGAAAAATGTTTTCGCAAACCAAACTAGCCCTAAGTGCAAAACTACTTTACGCACTTGTTTATTCATACTTTATCCGCATACGACCTACTATGCGGAATCTGTCCTCATAGGACCTACTAGGCGGACACAATCCGCATAGAAGGTCCTACTGTGGAAAACTGGTTATGCGGACATAATCCGCATAGAAGGTTGTATGCGGACAGTTGTTTATGCGGACACAATCCGCACAGAAGGTCTGCGGACAGTCCGTTTATGCGGACTGATTCCGCATAGAAGGTCCTATGCGGACAAACCGTTTATGCGGACACAATCCGCATAGAAAGTCCTATGCGGACAAACGGTCTGTACGGACTGATTCCGCATAAAAGGTTATATGCGGACTGTTTCCGCATAGAAGGTTATATTTGACAAGCCGTTTATGCGGACAGATTCCGCATAGCACCTAATATGCGGACAGATTCCGCATAGAAGTTATTATGCGGACGACCTGCTATGCGGACGCTTCCGCAGAGAACCTACCATTCTGTCTTGGTCCGCGGAGAACGTGCTATGCGGACAGCATCCGCGTGGAACCAAGAGGCGGGGGCCTTTAGGGCAAGGAGAAGAGGAGCCTAGACGGGGCAAGGAGAAGAGGAGCCTATTCTATGCGAATCGTCTGGGAATGGAATATGCTCCTTGCCCCCATTTCTGTGCTTGCTTTGTTTCAGGTAAAGCTTGAATAGAATGGATGAGCAGAAGCAGAAGCAAGCTGTTGCCATAGAATGACTTCTCTAGAATGCATCCCCAATCCAACACGATGGCTTTGTTTCACATCGAGCATGAAGGGCATGGAGGGGTAGAAGCCGAAGCCGAAGCAGAAGCAACGTGTGGCTTTGAAGGGGCAGTAGCCATTGAATGAATTTTCTAAGATGGATCCCCATTCTAATAATATATTAGCTTTATTTCACTTTAAGCAAGGAAAACATGGAGTAGAAGCATAAGCAATATGTGGCTTTGAAGGGGCAAATGCTAGAGCAAGTTTTCTTTTGgtttgctcttctcttcttttggttTACTTGAACCCAAAAGCTTATTTCATCCATCAGGAAACTTAGGGTATTTGAAGGGACAAACTTATCTCGATTACCATGTTTAAATAATCATTGGATACGAAAGCTTAAATTGTATATCATGTCttaatattttgtccttttcttttcccttctcaTAAAGTGTACTCACAGCATCTAaatgaaataatattttttctcatagtttccagagatctattttgtAATACAAGACACTCAAAAGTTTGTTGTAGGTCCTCTAAGCATTAGCTTCCGGACTCCATTAAATGTTACAGGTCCTTGAACTATTTTATGCAAAAATTGATCTTCTGATAGaagttgccttttttttttttttttttttttctttctacaatcTCATTTTTCGATGCTGGAGATTCTATCACATCCATCAAAAATTCTTTCTAGAATTCCAAACGCTTGAAACCTGACTTTCTCCAACATTTATCTAACACCGGATGTAGTTGTGGAAGCCTCAGGTTTATTATGCCATGCGAATCCTAAACATAAACACCTGTTTGAAATTACCAGCATTCAAACAGGACTTGGACCAAACGTgctaaaaaataaaagggaagGCCGAGACAATTGAGCTGATCCATCTTTTCATTTTTCAATTTAAATTTTTCCCTCTATTTTGGGTTTtttattcaaattaaattccttTCCCTCTGTTTTAACTTTTATCTATTATCTAAATCAATTTATCCATTTTCCAAACTTAGCAAACAAGAATAAGGAACAAAAACCCCTTAATTAAATATGCTCTAAGATAATTATAGTAGCTTCAACTCGAGCTAAGTAACCCAGGCAAAGTAAGCTTGTTGGAAACTCTAAGGTCCAAATTTTTTTACTCTATTGTACAAGATACTGGCTAGTTTTCATCTCTATGAGGAAGTGCATTGCTTTTTTTTATTGGTCCTTTTTTACTTGCCTTTATTACTCTAACATAATTAACAAAATATCCACTCTTGAGCATGCCAAACTCACTCCCCTCGCTTGGGAAGAACATTTGCCTATACacctattttcttcttttcctctagATTTAAAGCCGCCCTATTAAATATTGATACCTCCACTGTGATGGGCAATGCCCTCAATAGGGTTTCAACAACGTAGAGCTCGAGGGTGGAGAGAAAAGGCAAAATGAGGGGTGGATGGTGGCTTCCCCTAGGGCTTGTGGATAAATTTAGAGTAGTAGAGAGATTAGATTATAGGTCGACAATGGCATGGCATCAAAGAAGCGGCTGGAGAGGGCAAGCTAAAACTTGATGGATTCAGCCATGGTAGACTCATTAAATGAGAGCGAGCGGTATGGGGTTGTGTGGCTGGAGAGAAGACAATGGGTTATGAGAGGGCATGGTGAAGATCAGAAGGTGAGGGAGCTGGAGGAGAGGAGGTGACGAGCTCTTTCAAAAAATTGATGTTTCGTGAATCATTCATAGTTATTGATATCTGCTCATCAGCCTCAACACCAGCAATATCATCCTCATATTCTTTGCAAAGCCAAACTGTTTCCTATTTTTTAAAAGGGATACATGCTGTATTTTCATCTGTTGCTACCATTcctttgtaaacatcaaaatgcTGTCTAAACCATATCTTTTGTTTTAGTTGGTTTGTTCCTATCGTTTTATTTTCCCTACTTATGCTTTAaactcaactaagccttaatcccaaactagttggCATTGATTACATGAATCTTTTTCTTCTATTCTGGTTTATATAGGGGCaaatttttctaaatatataatgATATCAAGTCCTTTACCATTTTGTTACATTGATTTTTGGTTTATTTTTATCCTTCTTTCCTCCTGCATATATCAAATCACTTATTTATACTAGTACGTCCCTCAGCCTACATTCTACATATCAAACTATCTAAATTATTCTCTCAATTTTATCCTTGATTAGTGGTACGGCtaccttttattattattttttgtttcgaAATGAGTAGAAAATGATAGAaagattatttttgaaaatgaaaaattttgaaaaattctggtgGCTTCTGGGCTTCATATTCTAGGGGGTTGAAGTCCAGTGGGAGAAAATACTTACGTTTAGAACT
It includes:
- the LOC120104097 gene encoding uncharacterized protein LOC120104097; its protein translation is MDQDKQANAHASGCQSIIPEGYLGMELLIQTSAQIESLLLGYNLYGYVDGNLKCPSASTATSSTPDSTVSAIYIHWFCQDKLILSVILASVSDVVIPLIATSKTSQDAWSKLTKLYTSHSYTRVMQLKEELTLIQHGSRNVTEILQTIKALIDELALIDAPLSDDDITLYVLNGLGTEYQNIAAPIRARESSPSFEELHNLLVGIESYLKRLEASSQALVVTANST